In a single window of the Papaver somniferum cultivar HN1 unplaced genomic scaffold, ASM357369v1 unplaced-scaffold_57, whole genome shotgun sequence genome:
- the LOC113343209 gene encoding glucan endo-1,3-beta-glucosidase 4-like has protein sequence MKTSPIFVLAFLVSAILVAVISQNPVEAAGEWCVADRQAPKDKLEAALNWACGQRADVCLNVQQGQPCYLPNTLEDHASYAFNSYYQKFKSQGALCNFGGIAKIANIDPSYGSCKYDAMA, from the exons ATGAAGACTTCACCCATTTTTGTGCTCGCATTTCTGGTATCTGCTATCCTTGTTGCAGTAATCTCACAAAATCCAG TTGAGGCAGCTGGTGAATGGTGTGTTGCTGATCGTCAGGCCCCTAAAGACAAACTCGAAGCCGCACTAAACTGGGCGTGTGGGCAAAGGGCCGATGTCTGTCTTAATGTACAACAAGGCCAGCCTTGCTATCTCCCAAACACACTAGAAGACCACGCTTCCTATGCTTTCAACAGTTACTATCAAAAGTTCAAGAGTCAAGGTGCCCTTTGCAATTTTGGAGGAATTGCTAAAATTGCCAACATTGACCCAA gttatggttcatgCAAGTATGATGCGATGGCGTaa